One window of Tenacibaculum maritimum NCIMB 2154 genomic DNA carries:
- the dnaX gene encoding DNA polymerase III subunit gamma/tau, with translation MEHFIVSARKYRPQNFEDVVGQQAITNTLENAIKNNHLAQALLFTGPRGVGKTSCARILAKRINQEDATHNDEDFAFNIFELDAASNNSVDDIRNLTDQVRIPPQTGKYKVYIIDEVHMLSQAAFNAFLKTLEEPPAHAIFILATTEKHKIIPTILSRCQIFDFKRIGVLDAKNYLKSISLKENITAEDDALHIIAQKADGAMRDALSIFDRVVSFSGNNLTRDAVTQNLNVLDYDTYFNMTDLLLGNKIPEVLMAFNTILSKGFEGHHFINGLASHFRDLLVAKDNATINLLEVGDNTKKKYLEQSTKASMQFLLPAIDKANDCDLKYRGSKNQRLLVELTLMQIASITFDGAKKKSSNYIIPATFFTALSPALTKKKIRTSEPEVTVKPSTIEKIEEVVKSTTKPKKTQLEGVRRRSSSLSLKSVHEKKDDKKTIDLEENFDNYPKDLFTQEQLEETWKKYYFKLIDKGEKSIASIISAGKPQLQKGFNVNYSLPNKLMSDQLERGKPKLLRFLRERLNNYGIHIQITISEVVEKKFAYTPQEKYEKLKEKNPFIDLLRKTFHLEL, from the coding sequence ATGGAGCACTTTATAGTATCAGCACGTAAATATCGTCCTCAAAATTTTGAAGATGTAGTTGGGCAACAAGCTATTACCAATACGTTAGAAAATGCTATAAAGAATAATCATTTAGCGCAAGCTCTGTTATTTACAGGCCCTCGTGGAGTAGGAAAAACATCTTGTGCCCGCATTTTAGCCAAACGGATAAATCAAGAAGATGCCACTCATAACGATGAAGATTTTGCTTTTAACATCTTCGAACTCGATGCTGCTTCCAATAACTCTGTTGATGACATTCGTAATTTAACAGATCAAGTTCGCATCCCCCCGCAAACAGGAAAATATAAGGTATATATCATTGATGAGGTCCATATGCTATCACAAGCTGCTTTCAATGCTTTCCTAAAAACATTAGAAGAACCCCCAGCCCACGCTATTTTCATTCTAGCCACTACAGAAAAGCACAAAATTATACCTACCATCCTATCTCGTTGTCAAATATTTGATTTTAAACGAATAGGAGTTTTAGACGCTAAAAATTACTTAAAAAGTATTTCTCTTAAAGAAAATATAACTGCTGAAGATGATGCTTTGCACATCATTGCTCAAAAAGCTGATGGAGCTATGAGAGATGCACTATCTATTTTTGATAGAGTTGTTAGCTTTTCAGGAAATAATCTAACGAGGGATGCGGTTACTCAAAACTTAAATGTTCTTGATTACGATACCTACTTTAATATGACAGATTTGTTATTAGGCAACAAAATACCCGAGGTATTGATGGCTTTTAATACTATTCTTTCAAAAGGCTTTGAAGGACATCATTTCATAAATGGCTTAGCTTCTCACTTTAGAGATTTATTAGTGGCTAAAGACAATGCTACTATTAATTTACTAGAGGTTGGTGATAATACAAAGAAAAAGTATTTAGAACAATCAACTAAAGCTAGTATGCAATTTTTATTACCAGCTATTGACAAAGCTAATGATTGTGATTTAAAATATAGAGGCAGTAAAAATCAGCGATTACTGGTGGAATTAACCTTAATGCAAATAGCCTCTATCACTTTTGATGGAGCAAAAAAAAAATCCAGTAACTACATAATTCCTGCAACTTTTTTTACAGCACTCTCACCTGCTCTAACTAAAAAGAAAATAAGGACTTCAGAGCCAGAAGTAACAGTAAAACCTTCTACTATTGAAAAAATAGAAGAAGTTGTTAAAAGTACTACCAAGCCTAAAAAAACACAGCTAGAGGGAGTTCGTAGAAGATCTTCTTCTCTCTCTTTAAAAAGCGTTCACGAGAAAAAAGACGATAAAAAAACTATTGATTTAGAAGAAAACTTTGATAACTATCCTAAAGACTTATTTACGCAAGAGCAATTAGAGGAAACTTGGAAGAAGTACTATTTCAAACTAATTGACAAAGGAGAAAAGAGTATTGCTTCTATCATTTCAGCAGGAAAACCTCAATTACAAAAAGGGTTTAACGTTAATTACTCTTTACCCAATAAATTGATGTCTGATCAATTAGAACGAGGAAAACCCAAGTTACTTCGTTTTCTAAGGGAGCGATTAAATAACTATGGGATTCATATTCAAATTACCATTAGCGAGGTTGTTGAAAAAAAGTTTGCCTATACCCCTCAAGAGAAATATGAAAAGCTTAAAGAAAAGAATCCTTTTATCGATTTACTTAGAAAAACATTTCATTTAGAGCTTTAA
- the dnaB gene encoding replicative DNA helicase, which yields MEKTQPVRGKKVDKARVVNLEKGKIPPQALELEEAVLGAMMIDKKGIDEVIDILHPEAFYDKRHQEIYAAIYTLFQNSEPIDLLSVSNQLKKDAKLDIAGGDFYLIGLTQKVASSAHIEFHSRIVLQKYIQRKLITISSEIIENAYDETVDVFDLLDDAEGKLFEVTQGNLKKGSEGASDLVRQALAKIQEISNKEGMSGLATGFTKLDALTSGWQPSDLIIIAARPGMGKTAFVISMAKNMAIDFGHAVALFSLEMSSVQLITRMISSETGLTSEKLRKGNLEPHEWEQLNVKVKRLSDAPIFIDDTPALSIFDLRAKARRLVSQHDVKILIIDYLQLMTAGGAGGNREQEISTISRNLKALGKELNIPVIALSQLSRAVETRGGSKRPLLSDLRESGAIEQDADIVSFIFRPEYYGMTEWDDDDHSSCEGQGEFIVAKHRNGGLDNIRLKFTGHLAKFSDLEEGFSSEFQSSMNTGFSEEIPSSSFPSASDAFGTQDDGGDVPF from the coding sequence ATGGAAAAAACACAGCCCGTTAGAGGAAAAAAGGTAGATAAAGCAAGGGTGGTTAATTTAGAGAAAGGAAAAATTCCACCACAAGCTTTAGAGTTAGAAGAAGCTGTTCTTGGAGCAATGATGATTGATAAGAAAGGAATTGATGAAGTAATTGATATATTACATCCTGAAGCCTTTTATGATAAAAGACATCAAGAAATATATGCCGCTATTTACACGTTATTCCAAAACTCAGAGCCAATTGATTTATTATCGGTATCCAATCAGTTAAAAAAGGATGCTAAATTGGATATTGCGGGAGGAGATTTTTATTTAATAGGATTAACTCAAAAAGTAGCTTCATCAGCGCATATAGAATTCCATTCACGTATTGTATTGCAAAAATATATCCAACGTAAATTAATTACTATATCTAGTGAAATTATAGAAAATGCTTACGACGAAACAGTGGATGTATTTGATTTATTAGACGATGCAGAAGGGAAACTTTTTGAAGTAACTCAAGGAAACTTAAAAAAAGGATCTGAAGGAGCAAGTGATTTAGTTCGTCAGGCATTGGCAAAAATTCAAGAAATTTCTAATAAAGAAGGAATGAGTGGTTTGGCAACAGGTTTTACTAAACTAGATGCGCTGACCTCTGGATGGCAACCTTCTGATTTAATTATTATAGCGGCTCGTCCGGGTATGGGTAAAACCGCATTCGTAATATCTATGGCAAAAAATATGGCTATAGACTTCGGGCATGCGGTAGCGTTGTTTTCTCTGGAGATGTCTTCAGTACAATTGATTACGCGTATGATTTCATCAGAAACAGGATTGACCTCAGAAAAACTTCGTAAAGGAAACTTAGAACCTCATGAATGGGAGCAGTTAAATGTAAAAGTAAAGCGCCTATCGGATGCTCCTATATTTATAGATGACACACCGGCTTTATCTATTTTTGATTTAAGGGCAAAAGCCCGTCGTTTGGTTTCGCAGCACGATGTTAAAATATTAATTATAGATTATTTGCAGTTAATGACAGCAGGTGGGGCAGGAGGAAACCGCGAGCAAGAAATATCTACTATTTCTCGTAATTTAAAAGCGTTAGGAAAGGAGTTAAACATTCCGGTAATTGCATTATCTCAATTATCTCGTGCGGTAGAGACTCGCGGGGGAAGTAAACGACCATTATTGTCAGATTTACGTGAATCTGGGGCCATTGAGCAAGATGCTGATATTGTATCGTTTATTTTTAGACCTGAATATTATGGAATGACAGAATGGGATGATGATGATCATTCATCGTGTGAAGGACAAGGAGAATTTATTGTAGCAAAGCATCGTAATGGTGGTCTGGATAATATTCGATTGAAATTTACAGGACATTTAGCAAAATTCTCTGATTTGGAAGAAGGCTTTAGTAGTGAATTTCAATCGAGTATGAATACAGGTTTTAGTGAAGAAATACCGTCTAGTAGTTTCCCATCAGCATCTGATGCCTTTGGAACACAAGATGATGGTGGAGATGTGCCGTTTTAA
- the pepT gene encoding peptidase T, producing the protein MNLQHIIDRFVKYVTVDTESDPNNPAFPSTEKQWDLAKILVEELKQIGMEDVTLDDNCYIMATLPSNLDYEVPTIGFVAHIDTSPDFTGANVKPQIHKNYDGKDILLNQEENIVLSPDYFEDLLQYKGQTIITTDGTTLLGADDKAGVTEIVSAMEYLIQNPTLKHGKIRICFTPDEEVGKGAHLFDVEKFGAEWAYTMDGSQIGELEYENFNAAGAKVTINGKIVHPGYAKGKMINSMTIASEFINSLPANEVPEQTTGYEGFFHLHNMNGKVEQTTLQYIIRDHDLDLFEQRKTQMLQVAKDINQKLGKELIEIEIKDQYFNMKEKVTPVMHIVDIAEEVMKDMGITPLIKPIRGGTDGSQLSYKGLPCPNIFAGGHNFHGRYEYVPAESIVKATEVIVGIAQKVATKFQ; encoded by the coding sequence ATGAACTTACAACATATCATTGATCGTTTTGTTAAATATGTAACGGTTGATACAGAGTCCGATCCTAACAACCCTGCTTTTCCTAGCACAGAAAAACAATGGGATTTAGCTAAAATATTAGTAGAAGAGCTAAAGCAAATTGGTATGGAAGATGTAACTTTAGATGATAATTGCTACATCATGGCCACCTTACCTAGTAATTTAGATTATGAAGTACCAACAATTGGTTTTGTAGCTCATATTGATACAAGCCCTGATTTTACAGGTGCTAATGTAAAGCCTCAAATTCATAAAAATTATGACGGAAAAGATATCCTTTTAAATCAAGAAGAAAACATTGTGCTATCTCCTGATTATTTTGAAGACTTATTACAATATAAAGGACAAACAATAATTACTACAGACGGAACTACTCTTTTAGGAGCTGATGATAAAGCGGGGGTTACTGAAATAGTTTCTGCTATGGAATACTTAATTCAAAACCCAACACTCAAACATGGTAAAATACGTATTTGTTTTACTCCTGATGAAGAAGTTGGAAAAGGAGCTCATTTATTCGATGTAGAAAAATTTGGTGCAGAATGGGCATATACCATGGACGGTAGTCAAATTGGAGAATTAGAGTACGAGAACTTTAACGCTGCTGGAGCAAAAGTGACTATTAACGGAAAAATAGTACATCCTGGTTATGCTAAAGGGAAAATGATAAACTCTATGACCATAGCTAGTGAATTTATTAATAGTTTACCTGCCAATGAAGTTCCTGAACAAACTACTGGATACGAAGGTTTCTTCCATTTGCATAACATGAATGGAAAAGTAGAGCAAACTACTTTGCAATATATCATCCGAGATCATGATCTAGATTTATTCGAACAACGTAAGACTCAAATGTTACAAGTTGCCAAAGATATAAATCAAAAATTAGGTAAAGAATTGATTGAAATCGAAATAAAAGATCAGTATTTTAACATGAAAGAAAAAGTAACTCCTGTAATGCATATTGTTGATATTGCTGAAGAAGTTATGAAAGATATGGGAATTACTCCTTTAATTAAGCCTATTAGAGGTGGTACGGATGGTTCTCAACTATCCTATAAAGGATTGCCTTGTCCTAATATTTTTGCAGGAGGACATAATTTTCATGGACGCTATGAATATGTTCCAGCTGAAAGTATTGTAAAAGCAACGGAAGTAATTGTAGGAATTGCTCAAAAAGTAGCTACTAAATTCCAATAA
- a CDS encoding universal stress protein codes for MQQIQKILIGIAFSPNLKANLFEAVRLANMFNAELVGVHVGGKSDKKEKQLKELLQQAPPLKTPIKTIWQSGKPVNTILQICKTENINLLVLGALQQENIYKYYVGSIARELTRKASCSVLLLIKPSIERVSCKHIVVNGLEDKRTEETIKIAFNISKDLGCKRITIVEEISQAELAVKVNDDKSLREATIKKERIKTREDKRVRNILKNINCSDIIVKSQSIFGKRGYSIGHFAKVKRADLLIMNAPTKLGLLDRIFPHDLEYILSELPTDVLIVK; via the coding sequence TTGCAACAAATACAAAAAATTTTAATTGGTATTGCTTTTTCTCCAAATCTTAAAGCCAACTTGTTTGAAGCGGTGCGTTTGGCTAATATGTTTAACGCAGAGCTTGTAGGAGTACATGTTGGTGGTAAATCTGATAAAAAAGAAAAACAGCTAAAGGAATTATTACAGCAAGCTCCCCCTTTAAAAACACCTATAAAAACTATTTGGCAAAGTGGAAAACCTGTAAATACTATTCTTCAAATATGCAAAACAGAAAACATTAACTTACTTGTTTTAGGTGCTTTACAACAAGAAAATATTTATAAATACTACGTTGGTTCAATTGCTCGCGAACTTACCAGAAAAGCGTCCTGTTCGGTTTTGCTTCTTATCAAACCTTCAATTGAAAGAGTTAGTTGTAAACATATTGTTGTGAATGGATTGGAAGATAAGCGAACAGAAGAGACTATTAAAATAGCTTTCAATATTTCTAAAGACTTAGGTTGCAAGCGCATTACTATTGTTGAGGAAATTAGCCAAGCAGAACTTGCTGTAAAAGTAAACGATGATAAAAGTTTACGAGAAGCAACTATAAAAAAAGAACGAATTAAAACACGAGAAGACAAACGTGTTAGAAATATTTTAAAAAATATTAATTGCTCTGATATCATCGTAAAATCCCAAAGCATCTTCGGAAAAAGAGGTTATTCAATAGGTCATTTTGCTAAAGTGAAACGAGCTGATTTACTCATCATGAATGCTCCTACTAAATTAGGTCTCTTAGATCGTATTTTTCCGCATGACTTAGAATATATTTTATCTGAGTTACCAACTGATGTTTTAATTGTTAAATAA
- the bshA gene encoding N-acetyl-alpha-D-glucosaminyl L-malate synthase BshA — MKIGIVCYPTFGGSGVVATELGMGLANKGHEVHFITYNQPVRLDFFTHNLHFHEVLMEEYPLFQYQPYELALSSKMVEVAEKYKLEVLHAHYAIPHAYAAFTAKKMLQEKGINIKVITTLHGTDITLVGSHPTYKTAVEFSINHSDVVTAVSKSLREDTLRLFTITNDIHVVYNFIETEKYDHANEEECKRVALAKPEERILTHISNFRPVKRTQDVIKIFEIVQAEIPSKLLMVGDGPERLKAENLAKKLGIEEKVLFLGNSNEVAKILCYTDVFLLPSETESFGLAALEAMAANTAVISTNAGGLPEVNINGVTGFLSDIGDVVDMAKNAISILKDEDKLKIFKENAKKHTKAFSLENILPIYERLYKSCSKS, encoded by the coding sequence ATGAAAATTGGAATTGTATGCTACCCAACCTTTGGAGGTAGTGGAGTAGTTGCTACAGAATTAGGAATGGGGCTGGCTAATAAAGGGCATGAGGTGCATTTTATTACATATAATCAACCTGTAAGACTGGATTTTTTTACTCATAATTTGCATTTTCATGAAGTACTAATGGAAGAATATCCACTATTTCAATACCAACCATATGAATTAGCTTTGTCTAGTAAAATGGTAGAAGTAGCGGAGAAGTATAAGTTGGAAGTACTACATGCTCATTATGCTATTCCACATGCATATGCTGCTTTTACGGCTAAAAAAATGTTGCAAGAAAAAGGAATTAATATAAAAGTGATTACAACATTACATGGAACTGATATTACTCTTGTAGGAAGCCATCCTACCTATAAAACAGCAGTAGAGTTTAGTATCAATCACTCTGATGTAGTAACGGCGGTTTCAAAAAGTTTAAGAGAGGATACACTTAGGTTGTTTACCATTACTAACGATATTCATGTAGTTTATAATTTTATAGAAACAGAAAAGTACGATCATGCTAATGAAGAAGAATGTAAAAGGGTAGCTTTGGCAAAACCAGAAGAAAGAATTCTAACACACATTAGTAATTTTAGACCAGTTAAGAGAACTCAAGATGTGATTAAGATATTTGAAATAGTTCAAGCAGAAATACCTTCAAAATTACTAATGGTGGGAGATGGACCTGAGCGGTTAAAAGCGGAAAATTTAGCTAAAAAATTAGGTATTGAAGAAAAAGTGCTCTTTTTAGGGAATAGCAATGAAGTAGCAAAGATACTTTGCTATACAGATGTCTTTTTATTGCCTTCAGAAACAGAAAGTTTTGGTTTAGCTGCATTGGAAGCAATGGCAGCAAATACCGCAGTGATATCTACAAATGCAGGTGGATTACCAGAGGTTAATATCAACGGAGTAACAGGGTTTTTAAGTGATATTGGAGATGTAGTTGACATGGCAAAAAATGCCATTTCAATATTAAAGGACGAAGATAAATTAAAAATTTTTAAAGAGAATGCTAAAAAGCATACTAAAGCTTTTTCATTAGAAAACATATTGCCTATATATGAACGACTTTATAAAAGTTGTTCTAAATCATAA
- the lysA gene encoding diaminopimelate decarboxylase has translation MDRQTLLHLARTYESPLYVYNIDKIISQYKRITRAFNKVKNVKINYAAKALSNINILKIFHKEKSGLDTVSIQEVKLGILAGFNPSDIIYTPNGVSIEEIEKVAKLGVQINIDNLSILELFGQKHPKIPVCIRINPHIMAGGNNKISVGHIDSKFGISIHQVPHIKRVVQNTGMHINGIHMHTGSDILDIDTFIRASDILFDVAREFKNIRFIDFGSGFKVPYRKGDVSTDIEQLGKQLSERFNNFCKEYGRALTLMFEPGKFLVSEAGYFLAKVNVIKQTTSTVFAGIDSGLNHLIRPMFYDAYHHIENLSNPKGRERYYSIVGYICETDTFGTNRKINEIAENDILCFHNAGAYCFSMASNYNSRYRPAEVMLYNGKDYLIRKRETFEDLIRNQELVIK, from the coding sequence GTGGATAGACAAACATTATTACATTTAGCAAGAACATATGAAAGTCCTTTATATGTTTATAATATTGATAAAATTATTTCGCAATACAAGCGTATCACAAGAGCATTCAATAAGGTTAAAAATGTAAAAATAAATTATGCTGCAAAAGCATTGTCTAATATTAATATCTTAAAAATATTCCATAAGGAAAAATCAGGATTAGACACGGTTTCTATTCAGGAAGTTAAATTAGGCATCTTAGCCGGATTCAATCCTAGTGATATTATTTATACTCCTAATGGAGTATCCATAGAAGAAATAGAAAAAGTTGCCAAACTTGGCGTTCAAATTAATATTGACAACTTATCTATCTTAGAATTATTTGGTCAGAAACATCCTAAAATTCCCGTTTGTATAAGAATCAACCCACATATCATGGCTGGAGGAAATAACAAAATTTCAGTGGGGCATATCGATTCTAAGTTTGGGATTTCAATTCACCAAGTGCCTCATATCAAAAGAGTCGTTCAAAATACGGGGATGCATATAAATGGAATTCACATGCATACAGGTTCCGATATTTTAGATATTGATACATTTATAAGAGCTTCTGATATTTTATTTGATGTGGCAAGAGAATTTAAAAACATTCGTTTTATTGATTTTGGAAGCGGCTTTAAAGTTCCTTATCGAAAAGGAGATGTTTCTACCGATATAGAGCAATTAGGCAAGCAACTTTCAGAACGATTTAATAATTTTTGTAAAGAATACGGAAGAGCGCTTACTCTAATGTTTGAACCTGGCAAGTTTCTAGTAAGTGAAGCAGGATATTTTTTAGCTAAGGTAAATGTAATCAAACAAACTACATCTACTGTTTTTGCAGGTATTGACAGCGGGTTAAATCACCTCATACGTCCTATGTTTTACGATGCTTATCACCATATTGAAAACCTCTCTAATCCTAAAGGAAGAGAACGTTACTATTCCATCGTAGGATATATTTGTGAAACAGATACTTTTGGTACTAACAGAAAAATAAATGAAATTGCTGAAAATGATATCTTGTGCTTTCATAATGCAGGAGCATATTGTTTTTCTATGGCTTCAAATTACAATTCGCGTTATCGCCCTGCTGAAGTAATGTTATACAATGGAAAAGACTATCTCATTCGAAAAAGAGAAACCTTTGAAGATCTTATTAGGAATCAAGAACTTGTTATAAAATAA
- the msrA gene encoding peptide-methionine (S)-S-oxide reductase MsrA yields the protein MKYLKILTSVVIALFLANFITKKKEINQHEIGSKMEQTSKVAYFASGCFWCVEAIFESVEGVNEAVSGYAGGHTKSPTYQTIGTGRTGHAETVAVYYNPEKVTYETLVNIFFGSHNPTTKNGQHPDYGTQYRSIAFYTDLSEKKIIAQIIKKLNEKVYDGKIVTEVTKLTQFFPAEEYHQNYEKLHPDNPYVRNVSVPRLNRFKKKFPNILKMKEH from the coding sequence ATGAAATATTTAAAAATTCTTACGAGTGTTGTAATAGCCTTATTTCTAGCAAATTTTATTACGAAAAAGAAAGAAATAAATCAACATGAAATAGGTTCAAAGATGGAGCAAACAAGTAAGGTTGCTTATTTTGCAAGTGGTTGCTTTTGGTGTGTAGAAGCTATTTTTGAAAGCGTAGAAGGTGTAAATGAAGCTGTTTCAGGATATGCAGGAGGACATACAAAATCGCCAACTTATCAGACAATAGGAACAGGACGTACAGGGCATGCTGAAACAGTTGCTGTATATTACAATCCTGAAAAGGTAACCTATGAAACATTAGTAAATATATTTTTTGGTTCTCATAATCCGACTACTAAAAATGGACAGCATCCTGATTATGGAACCCAATACCGTTCAATTGCTTTTTATACGGATCTTTCTGAAAAGAAAATTATAGCACAAATTATAAAAAAATTAAATGAGAAGGTGTACGATGGGAAGATAGTAACGGAAGTAACAAAGTTGACTCAATTTTTTCCAGCAGAAGAATACCATCAAAATTATGAGAAATTACATCCTGATAATCCATATGTAAGAAATGTATCTGTACCTAGATTGAATAGGTTTAAAAAGAAATTTCCAAATATTTTAAAAATGAAGGAACACTGA
- a CDS encoding DUF3810 domain-containing protein produces MQNKRRNFILTILLGVQIALVQFVSQQPNWVETYYSTGIYPYISSFFRILFGWIPFSFGDFLGIMLLTYAIRSFYKLIQNKFQHFKTSLLSFTAFLSVLYFCFYAFWGLNYFREPLAKSLGYTQTKYSTEALVKVVKKLISKTNKLQFKITQNDTVKVVIPYTYKEIYMKASNGYKNAAYIYPQFTYTTPSIKSSLVSLFQSYNGTSGYLNPITGEAQVNDMIPKTGSLLTTTHEIAHQIGFAAENEANFVGFLAAIFNNDIYFNYAGYRMALVKCLYDLGRRDKLLAKKLWKTVHKGIIKDFQNANNFWKQYENPIEPLLKKGYNSYLKANNQVNGIASYNYVVDLLISYFNDNHS; encoded by the coding sequence ATGCAAAACAAAAGAAGAAACTTCATTTTAACTATTTTACTAGGAGTACAAATTGCACTAGTGCAATTTGTAAGCCAACAGCCTAATTGGGTAGAAACTTATTACTCAACAGGTATTTATCCGTATATCTCTTCTTTCTTTAGAATTCTTTTTGGGTGGATTCCTTTTTCTTTTGGTGATTTTTTAGGAATCATGTTACTCACTTATGCTATTCGCTCATTTTACAAGCTTATTCAGAATAAGTTTCAACACTTCAAAACCTCCTTATTAAGCTTTACAGCTTTTTTATCTGTACTTTATTTTTGTTTTTATGCTTTTTGGGGACTTAATTATTTTCGAGAGCCTTTAGCTAAAAGCTTAGGATATACTCAAACTAAATATAGTACAGAAGCATTAGTTAAGGTAGTGAAAAAACTCATTTCAAAAACCAATAAATTACAATTTAAAATCACCCAAAATGATACTGTAAAGGTAGTAATTCCATATACCTATAAAGAAATTTACATGAAGGCTAGTAATGGTTATAAGAATGCCGCTTATATATATCCTCAATTCACTTACACCACCCCTTCTATAAAGAGTTCTTTAGTAAGCCTTTTTCAATCTTATAACGGAACTTCAGGATACCTAAACCCCATCACAGGAGAAGCCCAAGTTAATGACATGATTCCTAAAACAGGAAGCTTACTTACTACCACTCACGAAATTGCTCATCAAATCGGATTTGCTGCTGAAAATGAAGCTAATTTCGTTGGTTTCTTAGCTGCAATATTTAATAACGATATTTACTTTAATTATGCTGGCTATAGAATGGCTTTGGTTAAGTGTTTGTATGATTTAGGAAGAAGAGATAAATTACTTGCCAAAAAACTCTGGAAAACAGTACACAAAGGTATTATCAAAGACTTCCAAAATGCTAATAACTTTTGGAAGCAATATGAAAATCCTATTGAACCTTTATTAAAAAAAGGGTATAATTCTTATTTAAAAGCAAACAACCAAGTAAATGGAATAGCATCTTATAATTATGTTGTTGATTTACTTATTTCTTATTTCAATGATAATCATTCTTAA
- a CDS encoding transketolase, with amino-acid sequence MPTTQQLEDFTQQVRRDILRMVHAVNSGHPGGSLGCAEFLTVLYQEIMEHSSEFKMDGVNEDLFFLSNGHISPVFYSVLSRSGYFPVNELATFRKLNTRLQGHPTTHEGLPGIRVASGSLGQGMSFAIGAAETKKLNGDAKLVYVLHGDGELQEGQIWESAMYASAKKIDNLIATVDLNGKQIDGATDEVLPMGSIKAKFEAFGWDVLEIKEGNNIEAIVKGMNEAKSKTGKGKPVCVLLHTEMGNGVDFMMHTHAWHGKAPNDEQLEEALAQNPETLGDY; translated from the coding sequence ATGCCAACAACACAACAATTAGAGGATTTCACACAACAAGTTCGTAGAGATATTTTAAGAATGGTACATGCTGTAAATTCTGGGCATCCAGGAGGGTCTTTAGGATGTGCAGAGTTTTTAACCGTTTTATACCAAGAAATAATGGAGCATTCGTCTGAATTTAAGATGGATGGAGTTAATGAAGATTTATTTTTCTTGTCTAATGGACATATTTCTCCTGTTTTTTACAGTGTTTTATCTCGTAGTGGGTATTTTCCTGTAAATGAGTTAGCTACTTTTAGAAAACTAAATACGCGTTTGCAAGGACACCCAACAACACACGAAGGTTTGCCAGGTATTCGGGTAGCTTCCGGTTCTTTAGGCCAGGGAATGAGTTTTGCTATTGGAGCAGCAGAAACTAAAAAGTTGAATGGAGATGCTAAATTGGTTTATGTTTTACATGGAGATGGTGAATTACAAGAAGGGCAAATTTGGGAGTCAGCTATGTATGCTTCTGCTAAAAAAATAGATAACTTAATAGCAACAGTTGATTTGAATGGGAAGCAAATTGATGGAGCCACGGATGAAGTATTGCCCATGGGGAGTATTAAGGCTAAATTTGAAGCTTTTGGCTGGGACGTATTAGAAATAAAGGAAGGAAATAATATTGAGGCTATCGTAAAAGGAATGAATGAAGCAAAATCAAAAACAGGAAAAGGAAAACCTGTATGCGTATTGCTACATACTGAGATGGGGAATGGAGTTGATTTTATGATGCATACTCATGCATGGCATGGTAAAGCTCCAAATGATGAACAATTAGAGGAAGCATTAGCTCAAAACCCAGAAACTTTAGGAGATTATTAA